ATCCGAAGCATGCGCCGTACCGGTGGTCCGCCGACGAGCATCCAGTCGACGTCGCGGCGGGTGCAGTGCACGCTGATGTAGTAGAGCGCCGTGAAGCCAGCCGTGCCGAAGAAGTCGACGGCTCGGAGGTCGAGGACCATCTGCCGCGAGGTGCCGGTGTGGCGCTCGACGTACTGACCGAGCGAACGTCCGTTGACGGCGTCGACGTCACCGCACACCGCGATGTGAATGCGGGTCGAGGTCGCGGGGTACACCGAGTACGTGGCTCGGCCGTATCGCTTCGACTCGGTCAGGGTGGTGGGGTCTGGCCGATAAAGTCTGATGGTGCCGGTGGAAGCGTGCATCGCACTCCCTACACAACGTTGTGGATTTGGAGGGCCCCACAACGGGGGCGCGGCTGGAAGCTCAACCTGGTTGCAGACTTTACTACGGAATTCGTCGTGTGGGACCTGTTCAGCGGATTTGCCGAAAGTTACCCGCGTTTGACCAGGTACGGGAGGTCGAAAATTGCCGCTTGGAAACCGGAATCTTATTTTCAACACGAAATCAGTTGTTTGAGGTGGCTCAAACCACTCATACCGTGATCTGGATGTCTCCGTCGACCTCGGTCGCCGGGTAGCAGCGCACCGACAGCCCACTGCCGGACACCTCGGCGCCGGAGCACATTTCAAAGGAGTAGCTGTGCAGCGGACACACCACCACATCGTCGTCGGCGAGTCCGTCCGCCAAGGGCCCGCCGCGGTGTGGGCAGACGGCGTCCAGAGCGCGCAGTGAACCGTCCCGCAGGCGATACACCGCGATCTGCTCTGCGCCGACGGCGAAGCTGCGTCCCTCACCGACGGGGATCTCCTCGACGCGACCCACTCTGACCTCGCTCATCGGACCGGCACCTGCGGCAACGGCAGCAACGGCAGCGCCGTGCGGAACTGCCCCTCGGCCACCGGATCGCGCCCCTGAAGCCACGGATCACGATAGGCGGCAACGGATTTGGCCATCCTCCTGTCGAGTCCGGTGACCACGTCCTCGGTGCCGTCCACTACGACGGCGCGGATGTGCTCGATCCCGCGCCGCGGCACCCACGCATACGTGCGCTCCAGCCAGTTGGCATCCTCGCGGTAATACTGCAGGAACCGTCCGGTCAGCGTGATCACCTCCTCGGGGGTGTCCACCGTGGCCAGCAGGTCGCCCTTGCGGATGTGCGCGCCCGCGGCGCCGCCCACGTAGATCTCCCAGCGACCCCCGTCGACGGCGACCACACCGAGGTCCTTGCACAGCGCCTCGGCGCAGTTGCGGGGGCATCCGGTGACGGCGAGCTTCATCTTGGCCGGGCTGGCCAACCCCTGATAACGCTCCTCGATCGCGATGCCCAGGGCGGTCGAGTCGCCCAGTCCGAATCGACAGAAGTCACTTCCCACACAGGTTTTCACGGTGCGGAAGCTCTTGCCGTAGGCGTACCCCGAGGGCATATCCAGGTCGGCCCACACCGCGGGCAGGTCCTCTTTGCGCACGCCCAGCAGGTCGATGCGCTGTCCGCCGGTGCACTTGATCATCGGGATGTCGTACTTCTCGGCCACGTCGGCGATGCGGCGCAGTTGGCCCGGTGTGGTGACGCCGCCCTTCATCTGCGGGACGACCGAGAACGTGCCGTCGCGCTGGATGTTGGCGTGCACGCGGTCGTTGATGAACCGAGCCGAGGTGTCATCGACGAACTCGTCGGCCCACATCATCTCCAACAGGGACGACAACGCCATTTTGGAGTTGGCATCCGGCTTGCCGTCGGGGGCCAGTGCCGCGAACACCGAAGAGACGGAATGCAGTTCGAACTCGCGGATCATCCGCATGAGCGTCGGCTTGTCGTACGGGATGCTCGGGACGTACCACGACGCGGAGGGGTCCTCGGTGGCCGCGCCGCCCGCGGCCCACTCGACGACCTGGGTCACCAGTTGGCGGCACGCGCCACAACCCTTACCGGCTTTGGTCTTCGCCATGACGCCGGGCACCGACGTGGTGCCCTGGGCCACGCAGTCCACGATCGCGCACTTGGGCACGCCGTTGCAGTTGCAGATCTGCGCGTCGTCGGCCAGTTCGGCCACCCCGACCTCGACGTCGGGCGTGCCGAGGTCGAACATCAGCGACACCCGTTCGTCGGGCAGGGGCAGGCCATTGTCGAACGCCTGGGTCAGGAACGACACCTTGCTGACGTCTCCCACCAGGGTCGCGCCGACCAGCTTGCCGTCGCGGATCACCACGGTCTTGTAGACGCCGTGCCGCGGTTCGCTGTACTGGACGAACTCGTCGTCGGGGTGTTCGGGGTGTTTGAGGCCCATCGCGGCGACGTCCACGCCGGCGACCTTGAGCTTGGTGGCCACCCGCGAACCGTGATACGCGGCGCTGCGGTCGGTTTCGGTGATGTGGTCGGCAAGCACCTTGGCCTGCTCCCACAGTGGCGCGACCAGGCCGTAGACCTGTCCACGGTGTTGGGCGCACTCGCCGACGACGTAGACGTCGTCGTCGTCGACCGAACGCATGTGGTCGTCGGTGACGATCGCACGCTCGACGGTCAGGCCCGCGCGCTGCGCCAGGCCGACGTTGGGTCGGATCCCCGCGGCGATCACGAGCATGTCGCAGTCCAGCATCCCGCCGTCGGCGAACCGAACGCCGGTCAGGACCCCGTCTTCGACGACGACCTCGGTGGTGCGCTTGTCGACATGCACACCGATGCCGAGATCCTCGACGGACCTGCGCAGGATCGCACCCGCGGCATCGTCGAGTTGGGCGTTCATCAGCGTCGAGCCCGCGTGCACCACATCGACTGTCAGGCCGCGGTTCTGCAGGCCGCGGGCTGCCTCCAGACCCAGCAGGCCGCCGCCGATCACCACCGCCCCGCTGTGGTCGGCCGCCGCGGCGATCATCGCCGAGGTGTCATCCAGGGTGCGGAATCCGAAGACACCGTCGACCAGGTTCTTGTCGTCGGCCCACAGCCCGGCCATCGGCGGGAAGAACGAGCGGCTCCCGGTGGCCAGGATCAGCTTGTCGTAGCGCATCCGGGTGCCGTCGTCGGCGTGCACCATATGCGCGAAGGTGTCCAGGCGCACCACGCGCACCCCGGCCCGCAGGGCGATGCCGTTGTCGCGGTACCAGTCCAGGCCGTTGAGGTAGATCTCATCCGGATCATCCTTGCCGGCAAGGACATTCGACAGCAGGATGCGATTGTAGTTTCCGTAGGGTTCGTCGCCGAAGACCGTGATGTCGAACGCCGCACCAC
The DNA window shown above is from Mycolicibacterium confluentis and carries:
- a CDS encoding STAS domain-containing protein → MHASTGTIRLYRPDPTTLTESKRYGRATYSVYPATSTRIHIAVCGDVDAVNGRSLGQYVERHTGTSRQMVLDLRAVDFFGTAGFTALYYISVHCTRRDVDWMLVGGPPVRRMLRICDTSHELPMCADIDSASARLERLALSHRRVATAG
- a CDS encoding Rieske (2Fe-2S) protein, with product MSEVRVGRVEEIPVGEGRSFAVGAEQIAVYRLRDGSLRALDAVCPHRGGPLADGLADDDVVVCPLHSYSFEMCSGAEVSGSGLSVRCYPATEVDGDIQITV
- the nirB gene encoding nitrite reductase large subunit NirB, yielding MSGRRPQLVVVGNGMAGIRAIEEILSRGGGAAFDITVFGDEPYGNYNRILLSNVLAGKDDPDEIYLNGLDWYRDNGIALRAGVRVVRLDTFAHMVHADDGTRMRYDKLILATGSRSFFPPMAGLWADDKNLVDGVFGFRTLDDTSAMIAAAADHSGAVVIGGGLLGLEAARGLQNRGLTVDVVHAGSTLMNAQLDDAAGAILRRSVEDLGIGVHVDKRTTEVVVEDGVLTGVRFADGGMLDCDMLVIAAGIRPNVGLAQRAGLTVERAIVTDDHMRSVDDDDVYVVGECAQHRGQVYGLVAPLWEQAKVLADHITETDRSAAYHGSRVATKLKVAGVDVAAMGLKHPEHPDDEFVQYSEPRHGVYKTVVIRDGKLVGATLVGDVSKVSFLTQAFDNGLPLPDERVSLMFDLGTPDVEVGVAELADDAQICNCNGVPKCAIVDCVAQGTTSVPGVMAKTKAGKGCGACRQLVTQVVEWAAGGAATEDPSASWYVPSIPYDKPTLMRMIREFELHSVSSVFAALAPDGKPDANSKMALSSLLEMMWADEFVDDTSARFINDRVHANIQRDGTFSVVPQMKGGVTTPGQLRRIADVAEKYDIPMIKCTGGQRIDLLGVRKEDLPAVWADLDMPSGYAYGKSFRTVKTCVGSDFCRFGLGDSTALGIAIEERYQGLASPAKMKLAVTGCPRNCAEALCKDLGVVAVDGGRWEIYVGGAAGAHIRKGDLLATVDTPEEVITLTGRFLQYYREDANWLERTYAWVPRRGIEHIRAVVVDGTEDVVTGLDRRMAKSVAAYRDPWLQGRDPVAEGQFRTALPLLPLPQVPVR